The Chloroflexota bacterium genome segment ACGCCTTCGTCGACCACTATCTCGACGTGCCGTTCGACCTGAGCCGAGTGCTCTTCATCGCGACCGCAAACGTGCTGGACACCATCCCCGCGGCGCTCCGGGACCGCATGGAGGTCATCGAGATCTCCGGGTACACGGAAGAGCAGAAGGTACAGATTGCCCTCCGGTACCTGGTTCCCAAACAGATGAGCGAGCACGGGATCGATCCCGCCGCCGTCGAAATCCCAGAAGTCACCATTCGGCGCGTCATACGCGACTACACGCGGGAAGCCGGCGTGAGGAGCCTGGAGCGCGAGATCGCGAGTGTCTTGCGCCGCGTCGCCAGGCGCATTGCCAGCGGCGACACGACCCACGCTGTGATCACGTCAGAGGATCTGCCGGGCTTTCTGGGACAACCGCGGTTCCACGCCGACGTTGCCGAGCTGGAGGACGCCGTGGGCGTCGTGGCCGGCCTCGCATGGACCCCCGTCGGCGGAGACATCCTCTTCGTCGAGGCCCGCGCAGTCCCCGGCCGCGGAAACCTGATCCTCACCGGGCAGCTGGGCGAGGTCATGCAGGAATCGGCGCGCGCGTCGCTGACTTACGCGCGATCTCGCGCCGGGGCGCTCGGCATTCCCGACGACTTCTACGAGCGAACGGACGTGCACGTCCACGTGCCCGCCGGCGCGATTCCCAAAGACGGCCCATCCGCCGGAATCACCATCGCGACCGCGATCATCTCCGCGCTCAGTCAGCGCCCGGTCCGTCACGACGTCGGAATGACCGGGGAGATCACTCTCCGGGGTCGGGTCCTGCCCATCGGCGGGCTGAGGGACAAAGTTCTGGCGGCGCACCGGGCAGGTCTGCGGACCATCATCATTCCCAAAGAGAACGAGCGCGACCTGCAGGACGTCCCGGAGGGGATTCGTCAGGAGCTGCGGTTCGTATCGGTGGAACAGGTGGACCAGGTTCTGGCGGAAGCGCTCCTTCCGGAGCCGAGACGAGAGATCATCACGACCCACGACGGTCACGCGCTCGCCGCTACCGCGACCGAGCCAGCCGGCTCCGTCGCCTCGTCCCCGGCACGAGGATCCGGGGACACGTAACGTGCGACCGCGCCGTTCCGCGCCGGGGCGTCAGCTCTGGAGTCGGCCCTCGGAATAGAGGAACTTGAGGAACATGATGCGCTTGTACTCGATAGTCAGGTCGTCGCACTCGCCGGCGGTAACCCGCTGCTTGAATTGAGCGAGGCGCAGGATCTCGTCGTCATCCAGACCCGCCGCCATCATGATCTCGACCTCGTTCCCGACTTGGTTCATCGAACCTCCCGGCTGTCCAGGCGATACTCAGACAAGTGCGCTATGGGTCCAGTGTTGACCCCGCTGGTCAATGCGGTTCTGGACCAGGGCAACGAGCGGGTAAACGTCCGACCGCCCATCAGCACATCCGGTCGCGACGGGCGCGGACACCAGATGTTGATCCGCGAACAGGCGAGGCAGAGAAAGATCCCGAGGTGGCGCCGCCAGCGGGCCGGGGTGAACCAGCACAATCGGTGCGAACCGCACGCGTCACACCGGGCCTGATCGTCTGAGCCCATTGCCTCCGCCCGAACCTGAGGATAGTCTCGCTCTATTCTGTAAAACGTCCGCGCGGTGCCAAATGTGTCACGAATTCGGCCCGAGGTGTTACGGTCTCGTCACGACATCACCCGAATTTGGTGGTGGACGCGACGACGGGCCCGCCGTGGCGCCGGCCGCCCGGGCTGGCTCGCGGCCGCGGGTCCGGTCGTTACGTTGCGAGACGCCCCGGCGACGGATACAATGGGCCGTACCTACCCCCCCACTGGAGCGTGCCTATCCCATGGCAAGCGATAGCACGACCGTATCTCCCGTCAGGCCCCCGCAGCGGATCCTCATGGCGCCTGGGCCGACAGAGCTCCCGCCTACAGTCATCCAGGCGCTGATCGCCCCCCTCACGGGACACAAGGATCCCTTCTTCCTGAGCGTCATGGACGATACGGCCCGGTTGCTACGCCAGGTCTTTCAGACGCGGAATCGCACGTGTCTTTCGCTCCCTGGTACTGGCGGGGCAGGAATGGAGGCGGCGCTCACCAACCTCATTCAGCCCGGCGACACCGCCGTCGTGTGCATCAATGGGTTGTTTGGCGAACGCATGGCCGAGATCGTGCGCAGGTGCGGGGGGAAAGCCGTCACGGTGACGGCGCCCTGGGGAGAACCGGTCGATCCGGACGACGTCCGACGGGCGCTGCGCGCCGAACGAGCCCGGGTCGTCATGGCGACCCACGGCGAAACGTCGACCGGGATCCAGCAGCCCCTGGACGAGATCGGGCAAGCTGCCCGCGAGCACGATGCCATGCTCGTCGTGGACACGGTCGCAACGCTCGGCGGCATTCGCGTCGTCCCGGACCAGTGGAACTGCGCGATTTGCTTTAGCGCCAGCCAGAAGTGCCTATCGGCACCGCCCGGGCTCGCCCCCATCACCGTGAGCGACGACGCCATGGCCTACATCCGCGGCCGTGCGACTCCCGTTCAAAACTGGTACTTCGATCTGGACTTCCACGACCGGTACTGGTTCGCCGAGGAGCGAGCGTACCACCACACGGCGCCCGTCCTTCTGACCTATGCGCTTCGCGAGGCCGTCCGCCTCGTCGTCGAGGAAGGACTCGACGATCGGTTCGCCCGCCATAAGCTGCATCAGAAGGCGCTGACCGCGGGGATCAGCGCGCTGGAGCTCGACCTGTTCGGAAACCCGACATTCCGACTCCCGACGGTTGTGGCCGTGCGCACACCCGACGCAGTCGACGAGGCGCGGGTACGCGCCGAGCTGCTGAATGAATTTGGCGTTGAGATTGCCGGAGGACTCGGAGCCCAGGCGGGAAAGATCTGGCGAATCGGGGTGATGGGATATTCCGCAACCCAGGACAACATCCTGCTGCTTCTCGCCGGGATCGAGACCCTTCTGGCTCGCCAGGGTTACGGAAACGATACCGGAGCTGCGGTGGCCGCGGCTTCCTCCGTCTATAGCGCCGCCCGGGGGGCGGCCGCGGCGGTGGCCCACACCCCGTGATCTGATCGCCGACGGCTAGTCAAGGGGACTTGGCAGAAAACCCTCGAACGGGAGGCCCGGATGCGGCTCGCGCTCTTTGATGACTATCGACTGGGTGTGGTGGAGGGCGACCAGCTCGCAGACGTCACCGATGCCCTCGATGAGCACGACACGGAGTGGCCATTCGTTTTCGTGCCGCGCACCATCA includes the following:
- the lon gene encoding endopeptidase La translates to REMEVVEIGSKIQSQIREQMDRTQREYYLREQLKAIQRELGETDSAEAATADLRQRIVDAGMPDEARTEAEHELERLANMSPMAPEASVIRTYLEWMVSLPWSKSTVDSLDLAAAERVLNEDHYDLEKVKDRILDYLAVRKLKADMKGPILCFVGPPGVGKTSLGQSIARALGRKFARLSLGGVHDEAEIRGHRRTYIGALPGRIIQSLRRVETYNPVLMLDEVDKLGADIRGDPASALLEVLDPEQNHAFVDHYLDVPFDLSRVLFIATANVLDTIPAALRDRMEVIEISGYTEEQKVQIALRYLVPKQMSEHGIDPAAVEIPEVTIRRVIRDYTREAGVRSLEREIASVLRRVARRIASGDTTHAVITSEDLPGFLGQPRFHADVAELEDAVGVVAGLAWTPVGGDILFVEARAVPGRGNLILTGQLGEVMQESARASLTYARSRAGALGIPDDFYERTDVHVHVPAGAIPKDGPSAGITIATAIISALSQRPVRHDVGMTGEITLRGRVLPIGGLRDKVLAAHRAGLRTIIIPKENERDLQDVPEGIRQELRFVSVEQVDQVLAEALLPEPRREIITTHDGHALAATATEPAGSVASSPARGSGDT
- a CDS encoding alanine--glyoxylate aminotransferase family protein, encoding MASDSTTVSPVRPPQRILMAPGPTELPPTVIQALIAPLTGHKDPFFLSVMDDTARLLRQVFQTRNRTCLSLPGTGGAGMEAALTNLIQPGDTAVVCINGLFGERMAEIVRRCGGKAVTVTAPWGEPVDPDDVRRALRAERARVVMATHGETSTGIQQPLDEIGQAAREHDAMLVVDTVATLGGIRVVPDQWNCAICFSASQKCLSAPPGLAPITVSDDAMAYIRGRATPVQNWYFDLDFHDRYWFAEERAYHHTAPVLLTYALREAVRLVVEEGLDDRFARHKLHQKALTAGISALELDLFGNPTFRLPTVVAVRTPDAVDEARVRAELLNEFGVEIAGGLGAQAGKIWRIGVMGYSATQDNILLLLAGIETLLARQGYGNDTGAAVAAASSVYSAARGAAAAVAHTP